Part of the Muntiacus reevesi chromosome 8, mMunRee1.1, whole genome shotgun sequence genome is shown below.
GGAACTCAAGCAAGAAGGAGCTACCGAGTTTCCTATATGATcaccttctccagtatttattgcattCCTCTGGCCTCCCTGTCTGCCTGTCCTCCAGAGCCAGCAGGGGctcctcctctcctgtcccccagccctcagcacagcacacagtgcTCATTCTCAGCCCTCTGTCTTCTTTCTGAATCACCTCTGGCTCAGCAGTCACTCCTGATAGAGTTCTCGAGACGCTGACTGGGAACAGAGGTGCCCTGGTCTGGAGACCATCTATGGATAGCAGTGAGTCTAGCTGTGGATAGGGGAACGTTCTGGAGGAGGCAGTGCTGCGTCACCACTTGCAGGACCCATATGTTATCTGGGGTGGGGCACTCCTTGGGGCAGAGGAGCAGCTGAGTATGGCAGGCAGGGCAGGAAGtgctggccacctcatgccattCAGGATGCTGGAACCTGTGGTGAGAGAAGGAAGTAGCTGCCCGTGAGGCAGGAGGGATTCCACACTGAGGCTCCTGGCATCTCACCTCTCTGCAAATGCTTCCAGAAGCCCTGTCTCTTTGCCTGGCCTGCCTCTCCTCCCACCGCCAGTTGTGGCTCTGCTGTTGAAAAGCTGTCTGTCCTGTAAGGCCCTTCTCTAAGCAGGAACCTTCCCTAAGAAACCAGTCCCCCCTCCACCACTTCACGTCACCCACTTTCTTTTTGGATGTACTTGTCCAGGGGCTACTAGACTGCTCTGCTTGGCCCTATGACATTCGGGGTTTGTCCCTTATTCCCTTTCTGTACATTCAAACCCTAAATCCTACTCTTCTTGTTCTCTTCCAAAGTAACTGCTAAAAAAGGaagtttgaaggaaaaaaaaaggaagtttgcATTGAATGAAAAGTGGGCTTTTCAATTTACCAAAATATATCTGGGACTTTAAAAAGGAGTATGCCCTTTGCTTGATAAATTCCCCTTCTAGGAATCTGCCTGAGGAAGTAATTAGAAATTGGGACAAAGACTTAGGAGAAAGATGTTTATCACAGCAATTTTTATAATGGCAGAACATAAAGCAACCTCAGTGTTAAAATGTTAGGGAATGTGTAAGTAaatttactatatataatataggaTGAAGAACCCACACAAAAGGTTTTCATGATAAGGTGAAACACTTAGGAggtaagtgggaaaaaaatcaggataCAAGACTGGATAATCTCAAGTATATAAGCATAGGTAAATGTACTTTCACATCTGTTTGCATGTTTAAATAGAAAGACTaagaaatataccaaaatattGACAATTTTTTGCAGAAAGCaaaattattgttgttattttcttctttaaatacttATATTTTCCACATGGTCCACAGTTGACACAGATTTCATGTTTAtcatcagaaaaataatagagcaattaaaagaaaaaggtggAGTCTTTCTCATGTAAGTTTGGCTTCTGATGAGGTAACGTGCATGCTACTAGTGGCCTATTTCTAAAGGACCGTTTTGTGTGCCATGTACTCTGTCACGTGCTGTTCTGCTCTGCAGCTGAGCTCAGCGTCTTCTGGCTGCCAGGACCCTGCTTTCCCCATCACTGCTGTGATTTGTGGTCCTCCTTGGACTCCCCCAGAGGCATGTAGATTGACTTGTCCTGGGCCATTTGGGTGTCACGCTTTGGGACACTTTCAGTCCTTTAAAGCCCAGTTCTGACGCTTATGAAGGTAGTCCCTGCCTTGGCTGTTGGGGCCGAGCACAGCTCAGAGGATTCTCTTTCCATAAAACCAGAGAAGATGCTTCATCTGTTTCCATTTCACACTGCCTGTTCCAAGGTGGCCTTGTATGATTAGTTTGGGCATTCCCCTCATAtaccagagggcttccctggtggttcagtggtaaagaatcaacctgccaatgcaggagatgcttcaattccagggttgggaagatcccctagggtaGGAAGTgacaactcaatccagtatttttccctggaaaattccatggacagaggagcttggtgggctacagtctatggggttgcaaagagtcgggcacacaCACTTCAGATCCCAATACCTGGCTTCATCGTGGGTATCCTGTCTAGACCCGGAAGTCCTGCACTCCAGACACCACCCTCTGTGCCTGTGTTCATGTGCTGTGCTGGGCAGGAAATTTCCATTGCGTTCTCGCCATCACTCAGCTTCCATAACTCCCAGAGGAGGCTTTATTACCCCTACTGCAGCTGAGGAAGCAGGCCCATCAGCTGTAACTACCCCAGGGTCCTCGCAGACATGAGATTGGAATCCAGAGCTGACTGGCCTCAGGGTTGGTGCTCTTTAATGTTACAGTGTGGGCAACTGGACATTCAAACGAACAGGTCCTGGTGGCAGTTCTCTTGCTTTCTGTGTGAATCTCTGCTTCATCTGCTCTCCAGAGCCTGTGGTTATTCAAAGACAGAGCACACTGCCCCAAAATTCCCATGGACATCCATTTATGTCACTGAGTCACTGTTAAGACAAATCAAATTGGCAGCTTTTATTCAAAACCTCAGACTTACAGACTGTACTCTCAGAGTAACTCAGTCTGCAGATTTCATAGCAGTGATATGAatgtatctaaaaggaaatgtaaCTGCCTTTAAGGGGCCTGATGATAGGACTGCCCAGAGTTGGGGTCTAAGGTGCATGTGGCTGGCAGGAGGGATCCGTCGTACCAGCCCCATGGGCATGCCTTTTGACTTGGCGGATGACGCAGGTGTGGGTACTTGTTCCTTCTGGGCAAGGACTCAGAGTGGATTGTATTCCATACTGTCATTGTTAATAAATTCAAACAGTATTTAATATTGAAGCAGGTGTGTGGAGATCATCCCCACAGAAACCCACAGGAGAAGAAACCCTGACCTGTGGGAGCAGGGAGGTGTGCCCAGACCCCAGGAGACCCTGGAATTCAATGCACATCTCTTAACCTCCCCCAGAGGAAGAACACGAAATGACAATTCAATGGCTTGAAAGATCAAACACTGGTCTCTTTCTATATTACAGATAAATAAGAAAGTAGAGTAAAATCTCACAGGTGTGGAATAGTTTGAATCCACATACATGTTGCAAGCAATGGGACCAGCCCAAATGAGTGAAAAGTCTAAGttactgaataatttttaaatgcacttAGGACGCTCTCCATAAGTGCCAGTGAGTGGATTGGTGGATAAGTAggtgtatggatggatggatgaatggatggatggtagTTAACACATACCACACTTTTTCTGTTCTCtgttctgttttatatttatcaGTTCATTCAATTCTAAAATAATCCTATTATATAAGTAGTGTTAATATCCTCATTTTAAACTTGAGGTCACATAGCTGTCAGATGGCAGAGTCAGGATCTGAATATGAAGAGTCTGGCTCTAGAGTCCTAGTTCTTAACCATGGAGAATTCATGAATACATatcttaataaatgtttgaataTCATTTTATTATACCAGTAGTAGACTGCTAAAGTGTTTGAAGTATGTTTCTATGATTACATCTGATGCCTTAAAATGAGTAAACAATCCAGTGCCATCGTTTcatggatggggaaactgaggcccagggaaggaTCTCAGCTCCAGGCCCGCAGCAGTCAGTACCCAACTGAGGCGGGAACTCTGACCTCTTTATGACATGTCCAGCTTCTCACTTTCCAGTGCATCGCTGGTCTAGTGCTCCTTTGTAAACTCATCTCTCTAGTCCATGTGCAGATTCTCTCAAAGGTTTCACAATAGAAGAGCCTAAGCTGACAATTTACATCAGGTTTCCCCCCAGCAGATGGTATCCCTGAAGCCCTTCCCAGCTGAGGTTTCATGGTGCCTGAAAGATGTTCTTGCTCTAGGAGCCCAGCCTTTGCTGTTCACTGAAGCTAGAACTGACTTCCAGAAGGACCGGAGGCCCTGCTGGTTGCTTCTAGCATggacttagtttttctttttctgattagcCCATGCAAAGGGGACAGGAACAGGAATGGTGCCAGGAAAATCCAGGCAGAGTAATGCATGTACAATTCCTACCAGCAGGCGGCAGAAGAGCCCAGGGGTTTCAAATGCCCCCCAGTGGAGGCTGGCTGACTCAGTTAGCAATGAATAACCTCAGGCAAGTCACACgcctctctatgcctcagtttccccctctgcaCAATGGACATGACAATAACACCTATCTCTTGAGGTTACTCTGAGGCTCAAATGAAATTAAACACTTAATAGTGCCCATAATAAACAGCCAATAATTGTTAAGTATTCTTTAATCATCACAATCATCAGTCTCTGTtagaacaaatgctaaaggattatCCACATTGATCAGTTGTTCTAGAGCTTTGTTTTATTGAAAACAGATGAAAAGGTCACCAGCTGAGGTCTTAGAGACCTTTTAGTTACCCAAAGATCCTTTATAATTAACCTTTAAGATGGGATTGTACTTATAAAGGTACCAGACATTAGGGCTGAAATAGattggccctagtggtaaagaacctgcctgtgctCCACATaagagagacataagagacacaggtttgattcctgggtcgggagatcccctgcagaagaaaatggcaacccactccagtattcttgcctggagaatcccgtggacagaggagcctggtgggctgcagtccatgaggtgacaaagagtcggacacaactgaagtgaagcaagcaatataaatttatttatttatttaatttgtttttggttgcactgggtctttgtcgctgtgaAGGCTTTTTTCTCATTGCGgcgagcagggtctactcttcagtgtggtgcgtgggcttctcattgccgtggcttctcttgttgtggaaaaggaaaggaaagtgaagtcactcagtcgtgtccaactctttgcggccccatggactgtagccctaccaggctcctccgtccgtgggattttccaggcaagaatactggagtgggttgccatttccttctccaggagatcttcctgacccaggaattgaaccctggtctcctgcattgtaggcagacgcttcaccatctgagccacgtgTCAATCtgcttgttgtggagcacaggtcaATAGTTATGgctcaggggcttagttgctcagcgacttgtgggatcttcccagatcagagatcatacccatgtctcctgcactaaaaggcagattctttaccactgagctcccagAGAAGCACAGGGCTGAAGTAGATTTTGAGAAAGGCGGTGACTTGCCAGAGGTCCATTGTCTATTAGTCCTAGGGCTTTAAGAACCTCACCTTCTATCAGAAGACAGAGTTCTAGGTTCAGCACAGCCCCCTTTGGTCTTGCTGGACCTGCTATGGGCTCCAGTAACCACAGACAGCCTTGTGGtatgacactgaaaaaaaatccattttggaTTATTTGGCATTTTGCCAACCTTAAACAAAAGATTTATTGGTTAAAGTATTTCTTAACAACTGTATGTCCCTAAAGTACTTTCAGATTCATCACATACTTTTTCTCCTTAAGTCATGAACACATAGACATTGAGTTCCCCATAGATTCCAAGAAAACCATTTGGTGAAAATCTCAAACAGAATATGATGCTATCTTTCCTGGCCATGACCCTCCTGTTACTTTCTTGAGATCCACCCTTGTTTTTCCAGCTGTGCCTGAGCTGAAGCTTCTCTGCGGGGCAGATATCCTCAAGACCTTCCAGACCCCCAACCTCTGGAAAGACACACACATCCAGGAAATAGTGGAGAAGTTTGGCTTGGTGTGTGTGACCCGAGCAGGGCATGACCCCAAGGGATATGTCTTGGACTCACCCATCTTGCATAGATACCAGGACAAGATCCACCTGGCCAGGGAGCCGGTGCAGAACGAGATCAGCGCCACATACGTCAGGTGGGCCTTGAGCCGGGGGCAGAGCGTGAAGTACCTGCTCCCAGATGCTGTCATCTCCTACATCAGGGAACACGACCTCTATCTCAGGGATCCCAGCCCAGAGAGGAATGAAGActtgccaacccagggagggCCAGCCTCTTCTTTTCCAACCAGCTTGCCCTGAAGACAGGGCActtatgttctttgttttctgaaatctTTCCATTTTGCATTTGGTTTGTTTCGGCAATGATTTTGCTTCTGCGGCATCTTCTGTCCCAGGAAGAGATACCTTCTTCGGGGAGGAGCAAAGGTCTGAGTTACAAGGATGGACATTTATCATCGAGGTTAAAGTGGCGTGGCAGCACATCAGGATTAGACAGAAGCTCTCAGAACCTCTGGTGGAAGAGGCCTCTTTAGTTTGTAAATGGTATAGCTATGGCATGATCACAGAAGGTGGTTCTGCACATGGCAGGGGCCCTGAGGGTCAGATCAGAATTGCCCACAAAGCCTTTTTTAACTGGAACCAGGTGCAACCAGTGGGCCTTGATTGAAGAGACTTGACAGGATGCTAATTACCAAACAGTGGGCTTTGTCAAGGCCTCTTTTCAACGAAACAACGCTCATGGAGGCCCACATTCAGGAGCAGCGCTTTGTTGATTGACACTGAGTCTTCTTTTAGGAGCTGTTGTCTGCCTGCCTCCTGGTCATTGGTAAAATTTAAACTAAAATCTTTCTAAGTGGTGATCCTCAAACAGTATTTTTGatacagtatacatatatatatttttaacacagCTATTCTATTATATAAATGCCAGAGTTCCTGATTTTCAGGTTTCTAAAAAAGAACTGAGTTAAAACAGATGCCTTGACTGTTTTAGAGAATCTTTTTGAATGTTTTATGATGGCCTGCCTGTTGGAATATCGGCGAAGGGATAAATAATAAATTGACATCAAAAAGTACTAATgaaaagtttctctttttcttctttgttatatTATTAATGCCTGGTATATCagctgttgcttttctttttagctACTCCCTGAAATTTGCTACTGTTCAAGTCCAACCGGCATGAATTTAAAAGTTTCTAGTCCCAGGTACCAGCCATGGAGGAAGCAATTGCTTTCCAAGCGAAAGGTTCTCTAAGCTGTGGGTCAATGACTCTGTTCAGGTGAGCCCTGGAAGATGCCCCCAGGAGCCCGGTGTAGGTCCAGGATTGTCCTTCCACTCCTGATTAGGAGGAGATTTTGATTGGCCAAACCCTGTTTGAGTTGACTCTTTCCACGTGCTGACTGAATGCATTTAGAATTTACTTCTCCGTGACTTTGCCTTGGTTCATCCTTGTTACAAATTTAATCGTGCAGAAGCACAGAGTTGGTGGGAAGAATCTAGTATCTCCCGAAATATATCCCAGTATCTGCAGATGTGTCAGGATGGACATGAGTGAAGTTGGGAATCGGGGTTCCCTGTGAGGAGAGTGGAGGGGGGAGCCCtcccatgggagtctccagactTATGCCCCTGTAACCTCTAAGCTGCTGACCTTTTACCACTCTGATGAGCTATGCCCTCAGAGGCTCCCTAAGGACCCTGCTAATTCAGAGGAATAGGAATCAAACAGACTTGCCCCAAAGCTGGCACAGCAAGCTGCATTATGTAAACTAACTCCCTTCTCTATGGCGGGCCTCAGTTTTGCAATCTCTAAAGTGGGGAAGTTTGGTTAGCCATCCTCTACATTCTCTTCCAGCTGATTTTCTAAGACTCTGAGTGCCTCTGACTTCAACCTCTTCACCCGTATGTGGGTCCAGTACACTTCTAGTCCAGCTGGACACTCCCCAAGGGCAGGGGTCTTTGTATTCGTTGCTCCTGTATCCTAAGTGCCAAGAAATTTGCTACTCCAAGTGTGCTTGCAGGCCTAGTGTTTGCATCCCCGGGGAACTGGTTAGAGAGACAGACTCTCAGGCTCCACCCCACATCTACTGACTCACTCTGTAGTTGAATAAGGTTCCCACACCGTTCAATGCACTGGCCTAGAGCTGtcattcagtcaccaagtcatgtctgactcttggcaaccccatggactgcagcatgccaggctcaccatctcctggagttaacccaagttcatgtccattgaatcagtaatgccatccaaccatctcctcctctgtcatccccttctcctcctgccttcaatctttcccagcatcagggtcttttccaatgagttgtctcttcacatcaggtggccaaagtattggagcttcagcatcagtcctaccaatgaatggtcaggcttgatttcctttaggattggctggtttgatctccttgctgtccaaaggattctcaagagtcttctccagcaccacagttcttcggcattcagccttctttatagtccaactctcacatccgtatacatgactactggtaagaccatacccttgactatacaacactttgttggcaaaatgatatctttgctttttaatacactatctaggtttgtcatagctttcctgccaagaagcaattgtcttctaatttcttggcagcagtcaccatctgcattgattttggagcccaagaagaggaaatctgtcactgcttccaccttttccccttctatttgccatgaaggatgggaccagatgccatgatcttagtttttttaacattgagtcttaagctgactttttcactttcttctttcaccctcatcaagaggttctttagttcctcttcactttctgccatcagagtggtataaaaattattcattttgttttgaataaactgtatgtataactgaaactgAATCACATTTACTCTGGTAAATAGCCCCCATTGTTCTGTGTGGAGTACAGAAGGcaaaggagggaaaagagaaaaacagcacaCAGCTGTAGTATCCAGAAAAAGTGATGAAGAGGGAGCCTGTGGGTTTAAGGCAGGGTTTCTCACCTTGAGGATTACTGGCATTCTGTACCAGAGAATTCTTCACTGGGAGGGGCTATCCTGTGCCTTGTAGAAAGCTTAGCAATATCCCTGCCTCAGCTCAGTAGCTGGTAATAATATCTGCCCATTTTAACCAAGATAATCACCAGACCCACTAGTTTAAGACTATGGCTTAGAGTGGGAGGGGGATGTTATTGAGACGGGGTCTCTGCTTCCCAAGAGAGAAGATTAGGAAATGGCAGCTGACTATCTTACAAAGGTCTAGTTTGGGGGTAGGGGGATCCCTACCAGTCATGAAGTCATGTTTATTCTGGGGGACACAGTGCTGTTGACAATAGGAATCAGAAGCCACATCCTTGACTCAGAGGCACCCCACCTCAGTCTCCCTCTAATCCCAGTGCCCAGAGtagttttctcttccttcttcacaGGCCAACATACCCTGTACCCTCAGTCCTGATGTTCAGGGCCTGACGAATGGAGACTCCCAATGGGTGGGAGCTAATTGTTCTATGATTATAATTATTCAAATTTCAAGATTCATCTACTCAAATCCCTTTTATTGAGGACCTTGCCTATG
Proteins encoded:
- the NMNAT3 gene encoding nicotinamide/nicotinic acid mononucleotide adenylyltransferase 3, yielding MKSRIPVVLLACGSFNPITNMHLRLFEVARDHLHQTGRYQVIGGIISPVNDNYGKKDLVAARHRVAMARLALQTSDWIRVDSWESEQAQWMETIKVLRHHHSELLRSLPRMENPDQGSASSPTSAAVPELKLLCGADILKTFQTPNLWKDTHIQEIVEKFGLVCVTRAGHDPKGYVLDSPILHRYQDKIHLAREPVQNEISATYVRWALSRGQSVKYLLPDAVISYIREHDLYLRDPSPERNEDLPTQGGPASSFPTSLP